In the Polyangiaceae bacterium genome, AAGCGAGGCCGACGTTGGCTACGGCATTGCGAACGACACGGCGTCTTTGGGGGGACTCATCGGCTACAACCTGGGCCTGGCGGCGGGTGCTGCGACCGGAGCTGCCTACATTCCCACCTGGGAACAGATCGGCTGGATGTGGGCCGGCGCTGGGATCGGCGCGGCAGTGAGCTTGCCCGTCTTCTTGTTCTACGCCGGTGACGACGGACCGCCAGCCAAGCGCGGGTTTCTGTTCATGGGCACGGCCACGGCACTCGGCATTGCGGCCGGTGCCGTCTTCGGGTCCGGCTACGCCGACGAATACGAGATTGGGGAAACGGACGAACGGCCTGCCTTCGCCCGCGTCACGAGTATTGGGCCCATGTCCGAGCCTGGCGCGCTCGGTATCGCCGTCAGTGGTCTGTTGTTCTGAGTGCACGAGGCCGCGCGAAGCTGCATCGTGCCGCACGAGGCCACGCGAGGTCGTAGGTCCGACGGCCAGTCCGACGCCGAAAATGAGGGGATTCGGCAGTTGTATGGAGCCAGGCGGACCATGGTAGTGTCCGGCCGACGATGGCGACGCTGCGGTACTTCCCCCCAGACGGACAGCCAGTCCTGCTTTCCATCGCCAAGCCCGTGACGACCGTTGGTCGGGACCTGGGCAACGACGTGCATCTACCGGACCCGAGCGTGAGTGACCACCACGCGCAAATCGTGTTCAACGGTCGCGATTTTCAGTTGGAGGAGGTCGACCGCGGGGCGGAAATCCTGATCAACGGCAAAAAGAAGCGCCGCGCCCGCCTGGTCCACGGCGACCGCCTGCAGCTTGGGCGCGCCCAGCTCGGCTTCAGCATGATGAGCGAAGCGCCCCCCGCGGAGCGAGACGAAGATCGCGACGACGGCCCTGCCAACGTGCTGGCCAGCCTGCGACGACTCCATGCTTTCAGCGAACGGCTGATGACCAGCTCCAGCGTGGACGAGCTTCTGGAGACTCTTCTCGACGACTTGATTGACGTGACCGGTGCTGCGCGCGGCGTCGTGTTGCTGGTGGACCTCGGCGAGGAAAAGAGTGCGCCCCGCGTACGCGCCAGCCGCAACTTGAAGCGCGAAACCATCGAGGATGCGTCGGGCGGCATCAGCGACAGCATCGTGCGGCAAGTCATCGAGTCTCGGCGCGCCGTGATCGTCAGCGATGCGCTGACCGACACCACCTTCGGTAAGAGCGAGAGCGTGATCGCACTGAAGCTATCCAGCGTCATGTGTGTGCCGTTGCTCTCCCAGGGCGAAGTCATCGGCGCCATCTACGTCGGAAACGACGAGGTGAAGCACCTGTTTCACCGCGAGCAGCTGGACCTGCTCACCATATTCGCCGGCCAAGCATCGCTCATTCTCCAGAACGCGATGCTGCTGACGGCGCTGCGGGCAGATCAGGAAAAGCTGAAGACGGAGCTGTCCGACAAGCGATTCGGAGGAATCATCGGCGCGTGCGCCAGCATGATGGAAGTATTCCGCAAGCTGCAGAAGGTAGCGGCCACGGACATCAGCGTGCTGATCACCGGTGAGACCGGTACGGGCAAGGAGCTCATCGCTCGAGAACTGCACTGGCGCAGCAACCGTGCAAACGGCCCCTTCGTCGTCGTCAACTGTGGCGCCATTCCCGAGAACCTGATGGAGAGCGAGATGTTCGGCCACGTGAAGGGCGCCTTCACGGGTGCAGTGGCCAGCCGCCCCGGCAAGTTCCAGCAAGCGGACGCCGGCACCTTGTTCCTCGACGAGGTGGGCGAGCTGTCCCTGCAGTTGCAGGTGAAGCTGCTGCGGGCCATTCAAGAGCGCGTGGTGTATCGCGTCGGCGACAGCAAGCCTGAGAAGTGCGACATCCGCATCCTGGCGGCCACCAACCGCAATCTGGAGGAGATGATCGCCAGCGGCGAGTTCCGCGAGGACCTGTTCTACCGCTTGAACGTGGTCAACCTATGGCTGCCACCTTTGCGGGAGCGGGGTGACGACGTGCTGATCATCGCCAAGGCGTTGCTCAGCAAATACGCCGACGAACTGGGCAGCCAGGTGAAAGGCTTTTCGCCTGCGGCCTTGGCCGCCATCAAGAAGTTCACCTGGCCAGGCAACATCCGCCAGCTCGAGAACCGCATCAAGAAGGCGCTGGTGCTGTGCGATAAGGCGCTGCTTGCACCCGAAGACATGGACCTCGGCCCCGAAGCCATGGAGCCCATCGTGCCGTTGGAGAAAGCGAAAGAAGATTTCCAGCGACGCTACGTGCTGGACGTCCTCGAACGCAACAACGGCAACCGCACTCAGACGGCGCGCGACCTGGGCGTCGATCCGCGCACCATCTTTCGCTACCTCGAGAAAGAGCAGAACCCGATGCCCAGTGGCGCGGGCGGCACTGCCGGCGACAAGGACGGCTAGTCGCGCGGCGGACTTGCTCGACGTCTGCGCAGGTTGGGAGGCCGCGACAGTCGCGCAGCAAAGCACGCACGAGTGGAGACTAGACCACATGCGCGCGCGCACTGCAGTCACACATCATCACGGCGGCTCTGTCACTGTTTGGCACACGCAGCAGCGCTAGGGGCCAGGCGAACACTTCGTGTCGTTCGGCGACCACGGTCGGCAAGGTGCCGATGCGCTGCAGGTAGATCTTGGCGCGTTCCAAGGCTCGGCCCGCGTCGTGGCCGCGGTACTGCAACGAGTGACCGTGACCGCGATAGGCGTCCGCTCCCCTGAAGTCTTCCTCTAGTTGGACCTCCAAGGCGCTGGGGGCGGCAGGTTGCGAACGCAAGAAGGCCTGCACGTTCTGCAACAGGGCGACAGGGATCTCCGGCACGAAGAGATGGCTGTAGCTACGCGGGCGATCCTCGCCGTACTCCATGCTCAGGGCTACGGTGCGTGCCGTCCCGGCGCACGTCTGGCAGGTGACGTACCCGTGGTCGCAGACGTCGCAGCTTGGAAGGACGGTCACGGCCCAGTAGCCCGGACCACCGCACCGAGCACAGATTTGCCTGCCCTTGGAAACTACACAACCGGAGCAACGCTGCACCTTCCTATCGCGCTCTTCGTCCGGAACGCGTCGCCAGCTGATGGGCCGGCTCGCGTCCAGTCGGGGCGACGGGGCGACGTCTCGCTTGAGGGTGGCGTAGCTTTGCTCGGAGACTTCCACGGCGTCGCGAAAGGAGCGGCGCTCGACGACGAGACCGGAGACCGCCAGCACGACCCAGCGCTCGATGGTCAGCTTGCCGGTGAGTCCGCGCTCCGCCAATGCTGCCGGCAGTTGGTTCGGGCTGGGAACGAAGTCGTCGAAGGTGCTCATGCTCCGCGCGGTGCAACCATACGCCCGGCCTGGTGTAGGATGCGAACAATGGTGCGTCGCTCGAGCTTTCTTTTGTTGCTGTTGGTGTCGGTGTTGGTGGGCTGCAGGCCGCGACAACCGACGGCAGTCGCCCCGCCGCCCGCCGCCGCCCCTTCGCTGCCACCGGCTGCAGCCGCGCCGCCCGCGCCCTCCGCCTCGGCGCCCGTGACGCCCCCGAATGACGCACAGTTGCAGACCGAGGACGAACGCAACACCGTGGCGGTGTTCAACCGGGCGTCCGACAGTACCGTGTTCGTCACCGAGCGCCGCGTCGTGGTGGACTACCTCGCCGGTCGCCTGGTGGAGGTCCCTGCTGGTGCCGGATCCGGCTTTTTGTGGGACGACCAGGGGCACGTGGTCACGAACTTCCACGTAGTGGCCAAAGCACGCAACCTGACGGTCACACTCCAAGATCAGAAGCCGATCCCGGCTCGCGTCGTCGGCGTGGAACCGCGCAAGGACATCGCGGTGCTGAAGATCGTGGCGCCAACGGATCGCCTGCACCCTGTCCAACTTCCGCCGCAGGGGCACGCATTGCAGGTCGGGCAGAAGGTGCTTGCCATCGGCAACCCTTTCGCCTTGGACCACACCCTGACGACCGGCGTCATCAGCGCGCTCGGTCGCGAGGTGGACGGCATCGGTGGCGTGACCATTCGCGACATGATCCAGACCGATGCGGCGATCAATCCAGGCAACTCCGGAGGACCGCTGCTCGACAGCTCCGCCCGGCTGATTGGCATGAACACGATGATCTTGTCGAAGTCGGGCACGTCGGCCGGCATCGGCTTCGCCGTGCCCGTGGAGACGATTCGCCGCATCGTGCCGCAGTTGATCAAGTTCGGAAAAGTCGAGCAAGTCGGTCTGGGAGTGCGCATCGACCCGATGAGGCGTCTGGAGCGTCGCTTCGGCATCGAAGGAGTGATCGTGCTCAGTGTGATCGAAGGAACTCCAGCGGCGAGCGCCGGCATCCAGGGATTGCGCCAGACCGCCGAGGGCTTTGGCTTGGGTGACGTGCTGGTGGGCATCGGCAGCGAAGGGATCCGAAACTACGACGACCTCTACAACGCCCTGGACGGCCGCAAGGCTGGGGAACGGGTTCGGGTCAAGGTGCTGCGCAACGGGAAGCCGGTGGAGCTGACCCTCGAGCTGGTGATCGTACCTTGAGCGCGGGCTTCCCGCCCCACGCGGAACGGCAAAGCTCGGGCGCGAAGCGCCTGCTCACAATTCGGATTACGAATTCTGAGACACGGCACTAGGATGCCCGCCATGCCCATCTTGAATTCGGTGACGGACGCCGTTGGCAAGACTCCCATGGTGCGACTGAGTCGCATTGGACGTGATTTGCCCTGTGAGTTGCTCGGCAAACTCGAGTTCATGAACCCCGGCGGCAGCGTCAAGGATCGCATCGGCGTGCGGATGCTGGAAGAAGCGGAGAAGTCCGGGCGCATTCGCCCCGGCGACACCCTGATCGAGCCGACGAGTGGCAACACCGGCATCGGGCTGGCGCTGGCGGCAGCGGTGAAGGGCTATCGCATGATCATCACCATGCCGGAGAAGATGAGCCGAGAGAAGCAGGTCGTGCTCGAAGCGCTGGGAGCGGAAATCATCCGCACACCCACCGAGGCAGCCTGGGACGCACCCGAGAGCCACATCGGCGTGGCGAAGCGCTTGCACGAAGTCATTCCCCGCTCACACATCCTCGACCAGTACGGCAACCCGGACAATCCGGCCGCTCACGAAGAAGGAACGGGCCAAGAGATACTGGAGCAGTGCGAAGGGCGGCTGGACGTGTGCGTGATGACGGCCGGAACCGGCGGCACGATCACCGGCGTCGCGCGTGCTTTGAAGCGTGCGCTGCC is a window encoding:
- a CDS encoding sigma 54-interacting transcriptional regulator, which encodes MATLRYFPPDGQPVLLSIAKPVTTVGRDLGNDVHLPDPSVSDHHAQIVFNGRDFQLEEVDRGAEILINGKKKRRARLVHGDRLQLGRAQLGFSMMSEAPPAERDEDRDDGPANVLASLRRLHAFSERLMTSSSVDELLETLLDDLIDVTGAARGVVLLVDLGEEKSAPRVRASRNLKRETIEDASGGISDSIVRQVIESRRAVIVSDALTDTTFGKSESVIALKLSSVMCVPLLSQGEVIGAIYVGNDEVKHLFHREQLDLLTIFAGQASLILQNAMLLTALRADQEKLKTELSDKRFGGIIGACASMMEVFRKLQKVAATDISVLITGETGTGKELIARELHWRSNRANGPFVVVNCGAIPENLMESEMFGHVKGAFTGAVASRPGKFQQADAGTLFLDEVGELSLQLQVKLLRAIQERVVYRVGDSKPEKCDIRILAATNRNLEEMIASGEFREDLFYRLNVVNLWLPPLRERGDDVLIIAKALLSKYADELGSQVKGFSPAALAAIKKFTWPGNIRQLENRIKKALVLCDKALLAPEDMDLGPEAMEPIVPLEKAKEDFQRRYVLDVLERNNGNRTQTARDLGVDPRTIFRYLEKEQNPMPSGAGGTAGDKDG
- a CDS encoding trypsin-like peptidase domain-containing protein yields the protein MVRRSSFLLLLLVSVLVGCRPRQPTAVAPPPAAAPSLPPAAAAPPAPSASAPVTPPNDAQLQTEDERNTVAVFNRASDSTVFVTERRVVVDYLAGRLVEVPAGAGSGFLWDDQGHVVTNFHVVAKARNLTVTLQDQKPIPARVVGVEPRKDIAVLKIVAPTDRLHPVQLPPQGHALQVGQKVLAIGNPFALDHTLTTGVISALGREVDGIGGVTIRDMIQTDAAINPGNSGGPLLDSSARLIGMNTMILSKSGTSAGIGFAVPVETIRRIVPQLIKFGKVEQVGLGVRIDPMRRLERRFGIEGVIVLSVIEGTPAASAGIQGLRQTAEGFGLGDVLVGIGSEGIRNYDDLYNALDGRKAGERVRVKVLRNGKPVELTLELVIVP